Proteins encoded within one genomic window of Bombus vancouverensis nearcticus chromosome 4, iyBomVanc1_principal, whole genome shotgun sequence:
- the serp gene encoding chitin deacetylase-like protein serp has translation MRSSLVLLFLAAIVLAEGSNRVKRQEEKKEESFESEICKDKDAGEWFRLVAGEGDNCRDVIQCTSSGLQAIRCPAGLYFDIDKQTCDWKDSVNNCKLKNKERKAKPLLYTEEPLCQDGFLACGDGSCIERGLFCNGEKDCADGSDENICDMDNDPNRAPPCDPTVCVLPDCFCSEDGTTIPGDLPPKDVPQMITITFDDAINNNNIGLYKEIFNGKRKNPNGCEIKASFFVSHKYTNYSAVQEMHRKGHEIAVHSISHNDDERFWSDATVDDWAKEMAGMRIIAEKFANLTDNSVVGVRAPYLRVGGNNQFTMMEEQAFLYDSTITAALNNPPLWPYTMYFRMPHRCHGNLQHCPTRSHAVWEMVMNELDRREDPQNDEYLPGCAMVDSCSNILTGDQFYNFLNHNFDRHYEQNRAPLGLYFHAAWLKNNPEFLDAFLYWIDEILSNHNDVYFVTMTQVIQWIQNPRTITESKSFEPWKEKCIVDGPPACWVPHTCKLTSKEVPGETINLQTCVRCPNNYPWVNDPTGDGFF, from the exons ATGAGGTCCTCGCTGGTGCTGCTGTTCCTGGCAGCCATCGTTCTCGCCG AAGGCTCGAATCGCGTGAAGCGACAggaggagaagaaagaagagagctTCGAAAGCGAGATCTGCAAGGACAAGGATGCGGGCGAATGGTTCAGATTGGTGGCGGGAGAGGGTGACAACTGTCGTGACGTGATTCAGTGCACCAGTTCGGGTCTTCAAGCCATCAGGTGTCCCGCGGGACTGTATTTCGATATCGATAAACAGACCTGCGACTGGAAAGACTCGGTGAACAACTGCAAACTgaagaacaaagaaagaaaagcgaaaCCTCTGCTTTACACCGAGGAACCGCTCTGTCAAGATGGCTTCCTCGCTTGCGGCGACGGCTCTTGCATCGAGAGAGGTCTTTTCTGTAACGGGGAAAAGGATTGCGCTGACGGATCCGACGAGAATATTTGCG ATATGGACAACGACCCGAACAGAGCGCCACCCTGTGACCCTACAGTCTGCGTTCTACCCGATTGCTTCTGTTCCGAGGACGGTACCACGATCCCCGGAGATCTACCTCCCAAGGACGTACCGCAGATGATCACTATCACGTTCGATGATGCcatcaataacaataatatcggACTGTACAAAGAGATCTTCAACGGAAAACGCAAGAACCCAAACGGTTGCGAAATCAAGGCCAGCTTCTTCGTCTCGCACAAGTACACCAACTACTCGGCTGTCCAGGAAATGCACAGGAAAGGACACGAGATCGCCGTTCACTCTATCTC TCACAACGACGACGAACGTTTCTGGTCAGACGCGACGGTGGACGATTGGGCTAAAGAAATGGCTGGTATGAGGATCATCGCGGAGAAATTCGCTAATTTAACGGACAACAGCGTGGTCGGTGTGAGGGCTCCGTATCTCAGAGTCGGTGGAAACAATCAGTTCACGATGATGGAAGAACAAGCATTCCTTTACGATTCCACCATCACCGCGGCCTTGAACAACCCACCGCTATGGCCTTACACGATGTACTTCAGAATGCCGCACCGTTGCCATGGAAACCTTCAACACTGTCCAACGAG GTCGCACGCAGTCTGGGAGATGGTGATGAACGAGTTGGACCGCCGCGAAGACCCACAGAACGACGAATACCTTCCCGGTTGCGCCATGGTAGACTCGTGCAGCAACATCCTAACCGGCGACCAATTCTACAATTTCCTAAACCACAACTTTGACCGACATTACGAACAAAACCGCGCTCCCTTGGGCCTCTACTTCCACGCAGCCTGGCTGAAGAACAATCCCGAATTCTTGGACGCGTTCCTTTATTGGATCGACGAGATCCTGTCCAACCACAACGACGTTTACTTCGTGACGATGACCCAAGTGATCCAGTGGATCCAGAATCCTCGCACGATAACAGAATCGAAGAGTTTCGAGCCGTGGAAGGAGAAGTGTATCGTGGACGGGCCTCCCGCTTGTTGGGTTCCCCACACCTGCAAACTCACCTCGAAAGAGGTTCCTGGAGAGACCATCAACCTTCAGACCTGCGTACGTTGCCCGAATAACTATCCATGGGTGAACGATCCGACCGGTGACGGGTTCTTCTAA